Proteins from a genomic interval of Bradyrhizobium sp. CCGB01:
- a CDS encoding OpgC family protein, whose protein sequence is MDDRTHTSTRLLGETPPEFKAAGRDLRIDICRGIALWWIFLDHVPNNIGSWLTPRNYGFCDAAEIFMFLSGVTCALAYGRAREREGWSGMIGRSLRRGWDIYAAFLLLTLACVVLVYLAGSDDLADESNTRILLEHPGATLAHAAILQYRPVNTDVLPVFVIFHVLFPPLLWLLLRAPNVTLGASVLLYALVHVFGWSVPAWPSGVWFFNPLAWQLLIVLGAWCVVEGGKFRPWMMSRPALVLAVLYLVFGLVLARSWSFEPLVPQTLKDLVFPLDKSNLSPIRLLHFVALAIVVLRSIPQNWGALSTPALICARWCGENSLPIYCLGVLLALASHLTLLDLSERLAMQIVVSFAGVLMMIVTARLLNAISLKRERKSGWTQSIEKVPPVR, encoded by the coding sequence ATGGATGATCGAACTCACACCTCGACGCGATTGCTCGGCGAAACTCCGCCGGAGTTCAAAGCCGCTGGCCGCGATCTGCGTATCGACATCTGTCGCGGGATCGCGTTATGGTGGATCTTTCTCGATCACGTTCCCAATAACATCGGGAGCTGGCTGACACCGCGCAACTACGGCTTCTGCGATGCCGCCGAGATCTTCATGTTCCTCTCGGGCGTGACCTGCGCACTCGCCTACGGCAGGGCACGGGAGCGCGAGGGCTGGAGCGGCATGATCGGCCGTTCGCTGCGGCGAGGATGGGACATCTATGCGGCGTTTCTGCTGCTCACGCTCGCTTGCGTCGTCCTCGTCTACCTTGCGGGCAGCGATGACCTCGCCGACGAGAGCAATACGCGAATTCTGCTCGAGCATCCGGGCGCCACGCTTGCGCACGCCGCAATCCTGCAATACCGGCCCGTCAATACCGACGTCTTGCCGGTTTTTGTGATTTTTCACGTGCTGTTCCCGCCGCTGCTATGGCTGCTGCTGCGAGCGCCGAACGTTACGCTGGGAGCGTCCGTGTTGCTGTACGCGCTCGTGCACGTCTTCGGTTGGAGTGTGCCAGCCTGGCCGAGTGGCGTCTGGTTCTTTAATCCGCTGGCTTGGCAGCTTCTGATCGTGCTGGGCGCATGGTGCGTCGTTGAGGGAGGGAAATTCCGGCCATGGATGATGTCGCGCCCGGCGCTTGTTCTTGCCGTTCTTTATCTGGTTTTCGGTCTGGTCCTTGCACGGAGTTGGAGCTTCGAGCCGCTGGTACCGCAAACTTTGAAGGATCTGGTGTTTCCATTGGATAAATCGAATCTCAGTCCGATACGGCTGCTGCATTTTGTGGCTCTTGCAATTGTGGTGCTGCGATCCATTCCTCAGAATTGGGGAGCGCTATCAACGCCGGCGCTGATCTGCGCAAGGTGGTGTGGCGAGAATTCGCTGCCGATCTATTGTCTCGGCGTCCTTCTGGCGCTCGCTAGCCACCTTACGCTGCTCGACCTCTCCGAGCGGCTTGCGATGCAGATCGTGGTCAGTTTTGCAGGAGTCCTGATGATGATCGTCACCGCGCGGCTACTGAACGCGATCAGCCTCAAGCGCGAGCGGAAGTCAGGGTGGACGCAGTCGATCGAGAAAGTTCCGCCGGTTCGCTAA
- a CDS encoding AraC family transcriptional regulator → MSTDAGDFVSHRFSTREHPERMRLPLWRESFVRGIVHVDVEPIASIPFQVDATLQAIRGLRRLALKGSPMRFQRLRTSIADGDDSIGLIVSSPGKSQLTQRGRDIELRAGGAVSILHSEPATVTYVDGVLFGLAVPREALAQRVADIESLAMRPIPQRNEPLRLLMAYLKSAFKEGALAAPKLREVVMAHTCDLVALAVGECAPLGESDASAVVAARHNAVLDYIATHFQEPGLSVETVARCQGISPRYLQRLMALSGSSFTGHVNELRLQLALKLLTEARAGAQLISDIALEVGFSDVSHFNRLFRARFGDSPRGVRYIGRDRGRAICP, encoded by the coding sequence ATGTCTACGGACGCAGGCGACTTCGTATCGCATCGATTTTCGACGCGTGAACATCCGGAGCGGATGCGACTTCCACTGTGGCGCGAGAGCTTTGTGCGGGGGATAGTCCACGTCGATGTCGAGCCGATTGCGAGCATTCCGTTTCAAGTCGACGCAACGCTGCAAGCGATCCGCGGTTTGCGCAGGCTCGCACTGAAAGGCTCGCCAATGCGCTTTCAGCGCTTGCGGACGAGCATTGCCGACGGTGACGACTCGATCGGCCTGATCGTCTCCTCGCCCGGCAAAAGTCAGCTGACGCAGCGGGGCCGCGACATCGAGCTTCGCGCCGGCGGCGCAGTCTCGATTCTGCATTCGGAGCCCGCCACCGTCACCTATGTCGACGGAGTGCTGTTCGGTCTAGCCGTGCCCCGCGAGGCGCTTGCGCAGCGCGTGGCGGACATCGAGAGCCTCGCTATGCGGCCGATCCCTCAGCGAAATGAACCGCTTCGTCTCCTCATGGCCTATCTCAAGTCGGCCTTCAAGGAGGGGGCTCTGGCCGCTCCGAAGCTGCGTGAAGTCGTCATGGCTCACACCTGTGATCTCGTAGCGCTCGCAGTCGGCGAGTGCGCTCCCTTGGGCGAGAGCGATGCGAGTGCGGTCGTGGCCGCGCGCCACAATGCCGTCCTCGACTACATCGCGACACACTTTCAGGAGCCCGGGCTCAGCGTCGAGACGGTCGCTCGTTGCCAGGGCATTTCACCTCGCTATCTGCAGCGCTTGATGGCGCTGTCAGGATCGTCATTCACCGGGCACGTGAATGAGCTGCGTCTGCAACTTGCGCTCAAATTGCTGACCGAGGCACGCGCCGGCGCGCAACTGATTTCCGATATCGCCCTGGAGGTGGGCTTCTCGGACGTTTCGCATTTCAATCGCCTGTTCCGAGCTCGCTTCGGCGATTCGCCGCGTGGGGTTCGCTACATCGGCAGGGATCGCGGCCGAGCCATATGCCCTTGA